The Dyella caseinilytica genome has a window encoding:
- a CDS encoding class I SAM-dependent methyltransferase, which translates to MQTWNIRQSIGDLLAIRDQLGPVYGSEDLCMLLYSLVRREQPLVVVELGTGLGATTAWIASALKEIGAGRIYTFDNGSHFQDASVKAFLSQLTGELQDLARLSQTGSYEACMAWIFNRVDVADRVQFVKSDIDFNARAVEAVAQGQKIDLLFSDFNHAPKTIIQLLGGYLAHMNTTSAIYIDSASTYLPSYWMLDNLVQMLNAKRIPAALRHGLDGDQWTALNELVDRCHFQLVHLVEKTPRSQNSTAWLRIASDDLFPAHATNVRFQ; encoded by the coding sequence GTGCAGACGTGGAACATCCGGCAAAGCATTGGTGACCTTCTCGCGATCCGCGATCAATTGGGCCCGGTGTATGGCAGTGAAGACCTCTGCATGCTTCTTTACAGTCTGGTGCGCCGCGAACAGCCGCTCGTCGTTGTCGAACTGGGCACCGGCCTGGGCGCGACCACGGCATGGATAGCTTCGGCTTTGAAGGAAATCGGCGCTGGCCGCATTTATACCTTCGATAACGGCAGTCATTTTCAGGATGCCTCCGTCAAGGCATTTCTTTCGCAGCTTACGGGCGAGCTACAGGACCTCGCTCGATTGTCGCAAACGGGTTCTTACGAAGCATGCATGGCGTGGATCTTCAATCGTGTCGATGTGGCCGATAGGGTCCAGTTCGTCAAAAGCGATATCGACTTCAATGCGCGAGCAGTAGAAGCCGTCGCCCAGGGGCAAAAAATCGATTTGCTGTTTTCCGATTTCAACCACGCACCCAAGACGATCATCCAGTTGCTTGGCGGGTATTTGGCGCACATGAACACCACGTCTGCCATTTATATCGATAGCGCATCCACCTACCTTCCTTCGTATTGGATGCTCGATAACCTGGTACAGATGCTCAACGCAAAACGCATTCCAGCGGCACTGCGCCACGGGCTCGATGGCGATCAATGGACAGCACTCAACGAACTGGTCGACAGATGCCATTTCCAGTTGGTGCATCTTGTCGAAAAGACACCGAGGAGCCAAAACAGCACGGCTTGGTTACGCATTGCCTCCGATGACTTGTTTCCTGCGCATGCCACGAACGTGCGATTCCAGTAG